The Nitrospira tepida genome includes a window with the following:
- a CDS encoding putative Ig domain-containing protein, which yields MEERSLHSIIVVRLLGAVACALLVACSGGGDGGSGAGGAGGVTGHVTPSITTTLLPIGDESLPYSATLTASGPGPLTWTVTGSLPQGLTFNPSTGTITGTPVAPASAPLSVKVTAPTWNDTKDYTLTIRSRTHRVSVASESLAESNGGSGDGTRLTNGVLQERSFGPGISGTGRFTVFDSGATNLVPGVLSNGKRQVYLHDRETGFTELISVGPGNVPGDDDSFTAAVSDDGQLVAFDSFAANLIPGDTNGARDIFLRNRTTGVTERLSQGVQGAQGICPNPGEGCNSFSPAISADGKVLAFGSFSRLVPDDTDDGTDIYVLDRRGAPVLRRITAGIGGAQANILNGSPAVSADGQFVAFASNASNLLAGDSADIVTDVFLYSLQTGVLRKVSVPAGGGAADGDSFSPSLSGEGRFVAFWSQAGNLMAGPAEGDNIADVFVADMQASQPSIVKVSVNLNLASGNGDSRSASISRDGRLVAYDSLATNLDVTAADANGVRDIIVTDRSCAFDATQPCSVKRVSIHGNGGDSNGESRYPAISGDGRFVLYYSDGSSLVDGDANGARDAFVSRRP from the coding sequence ATGGAAGAACGATCACTTCACTCCATTATTGTTGTCAGACTGTTGGGCGCCGTCGCCTGTGCACTGTTGGTAGCCTGTTCCGGGGGCGGCGACGGGGGATCAGGTGCGGGAGGGGCAGGCGGGGTGACGGGCCATGTGACGCCGTCGATCACCACAACATTGTTGCCGATAGGTGACGAATCGCTGCCCTATTCAGCCACATTGACGGCATCGGGTCCGGGGCCGTTGACCTGGACGGTCACTGGTTCGCTGCCCCAAGGGCTCACATTCAATCCTTCCACCGGCACGATCACAGGCACCCCCGTGGCGCCTGCCTCAGCGCCCCTCTCCGTCAAAGTCACCGCGCCGACCTGGAACGATACCAAAGATTACACGCTGACCATCCGTTCCAGGACACACCGGGTCTCCGTCGCGAGCGAATCGTTGGCCGAGAGCAACGGCGGCAGCGGCGACGGGACCAGACTGACCAACGGCGTGCTCCAGGAGCGCAGTTTCGGTCCTGGAATCAGTGGAACCGGCCGGTTCACGGTCTTCGATTCCGGCGCCACCAACCTGGTTCCCGGAGTGCTCTCGAACGGCAAGCGGCAGGTCTATTTGCACGACCGCGAGACCGGCTTCACGGAGTTGATCTCGGTCGGTCCGGGGAATGTCCCCGGTGACGACGATAGTTTCACGGCCGCGGTGAGCGACGACGGGCAACTGGTCGCGTTCGACTCGTTTGCCGCCAATCTGATTCCAGGGGACACCAACGGCGCACGAGACATCTTCCTGCGGAACCGCACCACTGGCGTCACGGAGCGGCTCTCGCAAGGAGTTCAAGGCGCGCAGGGCATCTGTCCGAACCCCGGCGAAGGCTGCAACAGCTTCAGCCCCGCGATCAGCGCGGACGGGAAGGTCCTCGCCTTCGGCAGTTTTTCGCGACTGGTTCCGGACGACACGGACGACGGCACCGATATCTACGTGCTGGACCGGAGGGGCGCGCCGGTCCTGCGGCGGATTACTGCCGGTATCGGAGGAGCCCAGGCCAATATTCTCAACGGGAGCCCGGCGGTCAGCGCCGACGGCCAATTCGTTGCCTTTGCCTCCAATGCGAGCAATCTGCTCGCAGGCGATTCGGCCGACATCGTGACCGATGTCTTCCTGTACAGCCTGCAAACCGGCGTCTTGCGGAAGGTTTCCGTCCCAGCCGGCGGCGGCGCGGCCGACGGCGATAGTTTCAGCCCGTCGCTGAGCGGAGAGGGGCGGTTTGTGGCCTTCTGGTCGCAGGCCGGCAATCTCATGGCGGGACCGGCGGAGGGAGACAACATCGCCGACGTGTTTGTGGCCGATATGCAAGCCTCGCAACCCTCGATCGTCAAAGTGTCCGTCAACCTGAATCTGGCCTCCGGCAACGGGGACAGCCGGTCCGCTTCGATCAGTCGCGACGGCCGCCTCGTGGCCTATGATTCACTCGCGACCAATCTCGATGTCACGGCGGCCGATGCCAACGGCGTGCGCGATATCATCGTCACGGATCGCAGTTGTGCATTCGACGCAACCCAACCCTGTTCGGTGAAGAGGGTTTCCATCCACGGCAACGGGGGCGACTCCAACGGGGAAAGCCGTTATCCGGCCATCAGCGGAGATGGCCGGTTCGTCCTGTACTATTCCGATGGGTCGAGCCTCGTCGATGGGGATGCGAACGGCGCGCGGGATGCATTCGTCAGCCGGCGACCGTAG
- a CDS encoding PG0541 family transporter-associated protein codes for MQMLMIVFRSSLKERVDELLRDCDVRQFTEINEAVGQGQSGPAEGAQFYPGTNTIVLVALDDAHVEKVAQAVQAWCRQVEDHPGWQRPSIRVFAFPCTQIA; via the coding sequence ATGCAGATGTTGATGATCGTGTTTCGCTCGTCGCTCAAGGAGCGGGTCGATGAGTTGCTGAGAGACTGCGACGTGCGTCAGTTTACGGAAATCAATGAAGCGGTCGGGCAGGGGCAGAGCGGCCCGGCGGAGGGAGCGCAGTTTTATCCTGGCACGAACACGATCGTGCTCGTGGCGCTGGACGATGCCCATGTTGAGAAGGTCGCTCAAGCTGTCCAGGCCTGGTGCCGGCAGGTTGAGGACCATCCGGGGTGGCAGAGGCCTTCCATCCGTGTTTTTGCGTTTCCCTGCACCCAAATCGCCTGA
- a CDS encoding DUF5069 domain-containing protein — protein sequence MRTTSRLFQTLSMDAPLYPRSPKVLLGGLAHLARLIDKIRLRHAGLIQDYHYLTTGFDKSLIELLSIDAQAFKQRVLAGGTDEDLLEWVRTCGRTLSEAETRLWTGKVLTAGPADEAARDRFQGRLRDVAVKRGVPLESLPPVSTWVEAIELDEGRL from the coding sequence ATGCGCACGACCTCTCGACTCTTTCAGACATTATCGATGGACGCCCCACTGTACCCCAGAAGTCCCAAGGTCTTGCTCGGCGGCCTGGCGCATCTGGCCCGGTTGATCGATAAGATCCGTCTGCGTCATGCCGGATTGATCCAGGACTATCACTACCTCACCACCGGGTTCGACAAGTCCTTGATCGAGTTGCTGAGCATCGATGCGCAGGCGTTCAAGCAACGGGTGCTGGCGGGAGGAACGGACGAGGACCTACTGGAGTGGGTGCGAACCTGTGGAAGGACGCTGTCCGAGGCCGAGACCAGGCTTTGGACCGGAAAGGTCCTTACGGCGGGGCCGGCCGACGAGGCGGCGCGCGACCGTTTTCAAGGGCGGCTCCGGGATGTGGCGGTCAAGCGCGGGGTGCCGCTTGAATCCTTGCCGCCCGTGTCGACCTGGGTCGAGGCGATCGAGCTGGACGAAGGCCGGTTGTAG
- a CDS encoding PilZ domain-containing protein: MALPAPRSHEKRRHPRVRVQYRSHFSSKNRMVAGDGDLQDLSQAGCRIKSQVTAPAGSELELCVFVDGDENPLVIDVASVRWVRSDEFGLSFTQVRPPVQRRITDLCRKLAPLD; this comes from the coding sequence ATGGCCTTGCCCGCTCCCAGATCACATGAAAAGCGACGCCATCCCCGCGTGCGCGTCCAATATCGCAGCCATTTCTCCTCGAAAAACCGGATGGTCGCCGGAGACGGAGACTTGCAAGACCTCTCGCAGGCCGGTTGCCGGATCAAGAGCCAGGTGACCGCCCCCGCCGGTTCGGAGTTGGAACTGTGCGTCTTCGTCGACGGAGACGAGAACCCGCTCGTGATCGATGTCGCCTCCGTACGGTGGGTGCGCTCCGACGAGTTCGGTCTGTCCTTCACGCAGGTCCGCCCGCCCGTACAGCGCCGCATCACAGACCTCTGTCGAAAATTAGCCCCGTTGGATTAG
- a CDS encoding aldo/keto reductase family protein, with amino-acid sequence MILTAYNGVSIPSFMYGTAWKKQATTRLVLEAVTAGFTAIDTANQLIHYEEALVGEALQALARQGISRDRLFLQTKFTPANGQDHRTPYDPTADLTTQVQQSFDSSLAHLQTDYLDSYVLHGPYQRRGLGAADWEVWQAIEGLYETGKVKMIGVSNVSAEQLALLCERATYKPMVVQNRCYAALGWDKDVRELCRAHHMIYQGFSLLTANREIFIDPDIRAMAARYGVGIAQIVFRFAMQIGMLPLTGTTNPQHMKEDLQADRFTLTPDELHRIETIGL; translated from the coding sequence ATGATCTTGACCGCGTACAACGGGGTGTCGATTCCATCCTTTATGTACGGCACGGCCTGGAAGAAGCAGGCCACGACGCGGCTGGTGTTGGAGGCCGTGACAGCCGGCTTCACGGCGATCGACACGGCGAATCAACTGATCCATTACGAGGAGGCGCTGGTCGGAGAGGCCTTGCAAGCCCTCGCGCGGCAGGGGATCTCGCGAGACCGGTTGTTTCTCCAAACGAAGTTCACACCGGCGAACGGTCAAGACCATCGCACCCCGTACGATCCCACCGCCGACCTCACCACCCAGGTGCAGCAGTCCTTCGACAGCTCGTTGGCCCATCTCCAGACCGACTATCTGGATTCCTACGTCCTCCACGGACCCTACCAGCGGCGCGGCCTCGGAGCGGCGGATTGGGAAGTGTGGCAGGCGATCGAAGGGCTCTATGAAACCGGGAAGGTCAAGATGATCGGGGTCAGCAATGTCTCGGCCGAACAGCTCGCGCTGCTCTGTGAACGGGCGACCTACAAACCGATGGTGGTGCAGAACCGCTGTTACGCGGCGCTCGGATGGGACAAAGATGTACGGGAACTCTGCCGGGCCCACCACATGATCTATCAAGGCTTCTCACTGTTGACGGCCAACCGGGAAATATTTATCGACCCGGACATCCGAGCGATGGCGGCGCGCTACGGAGTCGGAATAGCCCAGATCGTCTTTCGATTCGCCATGCAGATCGGGATGCTCCCGCTGACAGGCACCACGAATCCGCAACACATGAAGGAAGACCTCCAGGCCGATCGTTTCACGCTCACCCCCGACGAACTCCACCGGATTGAGACGATCGGCCTGTAG
- a CDS encoding DUF202 domain-containing protein produces the protein MPDGSETQVRDRLARQRTELANERTLLAYIRTALGFVIVGVPAVWLMEQPLVRVLGWLSLAAGAGFLAVGIRRFLSTKAGLAQEPK, from the coding sequence ATGCCGGATGGATCAGAGACGCAGGTTCGCGACCGGCTGGCTCGGCAACGGACCGAACTGGCGAACGAGCGCACGCTCCTGGCCTATATCAGGACGGCCTTGGGATTCGTCATTGTCGGGGTCCCCGCCGTCTGGCTGATGGAGCAGCCTCTGGTTCGCGTGTTGGGTTGGCTGTCCCTGGCGGCCGGCGCCGGGTTTCTGGCGGTCGGCATCCGTCGATTCCTGTCCACCAAGGCCGGACTTGCGCAGGAACCGAAATAA
- a CDS encoding prepilin-type N-terminal cleavage/methylation domain-containing protein translates to MCRQNRHTEQGLTLLELLIALVLLAIALGLIINTIIAVIRSPSSIDLVEVGRVGAAGGPVTITYRVNLNYDSARTTAVSEDVDIEEVDFGPFQNDLLDVVTVSTAAGQSTSAGTLFTLECGPSLLGTTYLSGRRDLSRLERTHLILAEYERILAPNVRSDEVIVDCRAGTGGGTSGTGGGGTPGAGTEPGD, encoded by the coding sequence ATGTGCAGGCAGAATCGCCATACAGAACAGGGGCTCACGCTGCTTGAGCTTCTCATTGCCCTCGTCCTGCTCGCCATCGCGCTGGGGCTCATCATCAATACCATCATCGCGGTCATCCGCTCCCCTTCCAGCATTGACTTGGTCGAGGTGGGTCGGGTCGGCGCAGCCGGTGGACCGGTGACCATCACCTATCGCGTGAACCTGAACTACGACAGCGCACGAACAACCGCTGTATCGGAAGACGTCGATATCGAGGAAGTCGATTTCGGTCCGTTCCAGAATGACCTGCTGGACGTCGTCACGGTCTCGACCGCGGCAGGCCAATCAACGAGCGCCGGCACCCTGTTCACTCTGGAATGCGGACCGAGCTTGCTCGGCACCACGTACCTCAGCGGAAGACGGGACCTCTCACGGCTTGAACGCACCCACCTGATACTGGCCGAGTATGAGCGCATCTTGGCTCCGAACGTCAGGAGCGACGAGGTGATCGTGGACTGTCGAGCAGGAACGGGAGGAGGGACGTCAGGAACTGGTGGAGGGGGGACACCGGGGGCCGGTACCGAACCGGGAGATTAG
- a CDS encoding gluconokinase, protein MVVIVMGVSGSGKTTIGRLLAESLEWSFVDGDDRHPQSNLDKMRRGLALTDEDREPWLLHLQAEIRRWLASSRDVVLACSALKASYRTRLVIDPSLVRLVYLAGPYSLMAQRLKGRSGHFFPDELLASQYAALEEPVGALVVDASQRPDDIVRQVRIGLGLSSPRAGR, encoded by the coding sequence ATGGTCGTCATCGTCATGGGCGTGTCGGGGTCGGGCAAGACAACGATCGGTCGCCTCCTGGCCGAATCGTTGGAATGGAGCTTTGTCGATGGCGACGATCGCCATCCGCAATCCAACCTCGACAAGATGCGTCGGGGGCTCGCGCTGACCGATGAGGATCGGGAGCCTTGGCTTCTGCATCTGCAAGCGGAAATCCGACGCTGGCTGGCCTCGAGCCGCGATGTCGTTTTGGCCTGCTCTGCGCTGAAGGCGAGCTATCGAACCCGGTTGGTCATTGATCCCTCCCTGGTCCGGCTGGTCTATCTGGCAGGTCCCTATTCGTTGATGGCGCAACGGCTCAAGGGGCGATCCGGGCATTTCTTCCCGGACGAATTGTTGGCCAGTCAGTATGCGGCGCTGGAAGAGCCGGTCGGCGCGCTCGTGGTGGATGCGTCCCAGCGCCCGGACGACATCGTCCGGCAGGTGCGGATCGGCCTGGGCCTCTCAAGTCCACGGGCAGGGCGCTGA
- a CDS encoding TolB family protein, protein MDSLRQRPVPLMLIAAIASLLHGCDGVPKEDSAAEGTTERVSVSDGNVFQSNGGNGDSTRVEIGVPELTSPTPGISGDGRFVVFDSTATNLVPGVNTNGRRQIYLHDRVTGLTELISVGSNGLAGNDDSASPVVADDGDTVVFESFASNLVFNDTNNARDVFLRRRQAQITDRVSQTAQGLQGLCPAAGEGCRSYDPAINADGTIIAFGSNARLTPEDLDNSPDIYVLDRSSGPTLRRITAPLGAIQANASHGSPAVSADGRFVAFASNASNLITGEPPNAVFDIFRHDRLANQLQKVSVPANGLAADGDSHGPSLSGDGRFVAFWSRARNLLPGPPRDTGFADIYVADMLGTVPSLSRTALGLFNQSANGDSHYPSISRDGRFVAFLSRADNLVPAGVDGNNFLDVYRADRNCVLAPPQNCEVIRISIAISNRDVDGDGRAPVIAADPRIIAFYSDATNLVPNDTNNFRDAFVRLLRQ, encoded by the coding sequence ATGGACAGTTTGCGACAGCGACCGGTCCCGCTGATGCTGATTGCCGCGATCGCCAGCCTGCTCCACGGTTGCGACGGGGTGCCGAAGGAGGACTCCGCGGCCGAAGGGACGACGGAACGGGTGTCGGTGTCGGACGGGAACGTGTTTCAGTCGAACGGCGGCAACGGGGACAGCACGCGCGTAGAAATTGGGGTGCCCGAGCTGACCAGCCCGACCCCGGGGATCAGTGGAGACGGTCGTTTTGTTGTCTTCGATTCCACGGCCACCAATCTTGTCCCGGGGGTGAACACCAATGGAAGGCGGCAGATCTACCTGCATGATCGAGTCACCGGCCTCACCGAACTGATCTCGGTCGGCTCGAACGGCCTGGCCGGCAACGACGACAGCGCCTCGCCGGTGGTCGCGGACGACGGCGACACGGTCGTGTTCGAATCCTTTGCCAGCAATCTCGTTTTCAACGACACCAACAACGCCCGTGACGTGTTTCTGCGCCGGCGACAGGCGCAGATCACCGACCGGGTCTCCCAGACCGCGCAAGGGCTCCAGGGTCTCTGTCCGGCCGCCGGGGAAGGGTGCCGCAGCTACGATCCGGCGATCAATGCCGACGGGACCATCATCGCGTTCGGTTCAAACGCACGTCTGACGCCGGAGGATCTGGACAACAGCCCCGACATCTATGTGCTGGACCGGAGCAGCGGGCCGACCTTGCGGCGCATCACCGCGCCGCTTGGGGCGATTCAAGCGAACGCGAGCCACGGCAGTCCGGCGGTCAGCGCGGATGGGCGGTTCGTGGCCTTTGCCTCCAATGCCTCGAACCTGATCACCGGCGAGCCGCCGAATGCCGTGTTCGATATCTTCCGGCACGATCGCCTGGCCAATCAGCTTCAAAAGGTGTCGGTGCCGGCCAACGGCCTCGCTGCGGACGGAGACAGCCACGGTCCTTCGCTGAGCGGCGACGGCCGGTTCGTCGCCTTCTGGTCCCGGGCCAGAAACCTGTTGCCCGGTCCGCCGCGGGATACGGGATTCGCCGACATCTACGTGGCCGACATGCTGGGAACCGTCCCCTCCCTCAGCCGCACCGCCCTGGGCCTGTTCAACCAGTCGGCCAACGGCGATAGCCACTACCCGTCGATCAGCCGGGATGGACGCTTCGTCGCCTTTCTCTCCCGGGCCGACAACCTGGTGCCCGCCGGGGTGGACGGCAATAACTTCCTCGATGTCTATCGGGCCGATCGGAACTGCGTGCTCGCGCCGCCCCAAAATTGCGAGGTCATCCGGATCTCCATCGCCATCTCCAACCGCGACGTGGACGGGGACGGTCGAGCCCCGGTGATCGCCGCCGATCCGCGCATCATCGCATTCTACTCGGACGCGACCAATCTCGTGCCTAACGACACGAACAACTTCCGCGATGCGTTCGTGCGCCTGCTTAGGCAATAA
- a CDS encoding DUF72 domain-containing protein: MPSLLIGTSGWAYANWKGPFYPEDCPRRRYLEYYAQEFPTTEVNSSFYHLPRAATYEQWTAQVPPEFVFALKVSRLITHHKRLVDVEEPWRAFVDRARVLGRHLGPLLLQFPPSFRCDRPRLARFLASACRPAASDPPLRLVCEFRHESWFTEDVYDLLQRHGAALCIADSPRYPRRDVRTAEFVYVRFHGRTQMFASSYTDEELTKEARWLKRAAQDGHDLYVYFNNDARGHAVENAWTLRRLMEGRRRKKTQRAGGV, encoded by the coding sequence ATGCCGTCGCTGCTGATCGGCACGTCAGGCTGGGCCTACGCGAATTGGAAGGGCCCTTTCTATCCGGAGGATTGCCCCCGCCGGCGCTACCTGGAGTATTACGCGCAGGAGTTTCCCACCACCGAAGTCAACTCATCCTTTTATCATCTGCCCCGCGCGGCGACCTATGAACAATGGACGGCGCAGGTGCCGCCGGAGTTTGTGTTCGCGCTCAAAGTCAGCCGGTTGATCACGCATCACAAGCGGCTCGTGGATGTGGAGGAGCCCTGGCGGGCGTTCGTCGACCGGGCGCGGGTATTGGGCCGACATCTGGGGCCGCTGCTGTTGCAGTTTCCGCCGTCGTTCCGATGCGATCGGCCCAGGCTCGCTCGATTCCTGGCCTCCGCCTGCAGGCCGGCCGCTTCCGATCCCCCTCTGCGGCTGGTCTGTGAATTTCGGCACGAGTCCTGGTTCACAGAGGACGTCTACGATCTCTTGCAGCGGCATGGTGCAGCCCTCTGTATCGCCGATTCGCCTCGGTATCCGCGTCGCGACGTGCGGACTGCGGAGTTCGTCTATGTCCGATTTCACGGGCGGACGCAGATGTTCGCCTCTTCCTATACCGACGAGGAACTGACCAAGGAAGCCCGGTGGCTCAAGCGGGCGGCGCAGGACGGCCATGACCTGTATGTCTATTTCAACAACGACGCCCGCGGTCATGCCGTCGAGAATGCGTGGACGTTGCGGAGGTTGATGGAAGGACGAAGGCGAAAAAAGACGCAACGGGCGGGCGGTGTTTGA